One genomic region from Amycolatopsis sp. FBCC-B4732 encodes:
- a CDS encoding WXG100 family type VII secretion target: MATAAPTDEMQRAAARFAHTIEAARSRLRDVNSEMAEVQASWRGEDAVRFGQAMSDWEQEYDVILSRLARLLETTGGGPVPRQRVP, encoded by the coding sequence ATGGCCACAGCGGCGCCGACGGACGAGATGCAGCGGGCGGCCGCCCGCTTCGCGCACACCATCGAAGCGGCCCGCTCCCGGCTTCGCGACGTCAACAGCGAGATGGCGGAGGTGCAGGCGTCGTGGCGGGGCGAGGACGCGGTGCGCTTCGGCCAGGCCATGAGCGACTGGGAGCAGGAGTACGACGTGATCCTCTCGCGGCTGGCCCGGCTGCTCGAGACGACGGGCGGCGGCCCGGTGCCGCGGCAGCGCGTGCCGTGA